The Verrucomicrobium spinosum DSM 4136 = JCM 18804 genome includes a region encoding these proteins:
- a CDS encoding HAD-IA family hydrolase, producing the protein MLPVSCVFFDAAGTLIRLREPVGEAYARIAARHGIEVDPQSVETAFLQAWKTTPPLLHPDGEPPADDDASWWRTLVARTFATVTGAPLPDERLDPLFAELYAHFAQPGVWELYEDALPALDQLRDSHRLFVLSNFDRRLTPILEDLGIASRFERILLSSEVGASKPHPRIFHHALAAAGVPASECLHLGDDRKCDLEGAKQAGMNSQLVDRPGTTLLTLVAELDGNTKAHRGQ; encoded by the coding sequence ATGCTCCCTGTTTCATGTGTCTTCTTTGACGCGGCTGGAACCCTGATCCGCCTCCGTGAACCCGTGGGCGAGGCCTATGCCAGGATCGCTGCCCGGCACGGGATTGAGGTCGATCCGCAGTCCGTGGAGACCGCCTTTCTCCAAGCCTGGAAGACTACGCCTCCCCTCCTCCACCCCGATGGCGAGCCCCCGGCAGATGACGACGCCTCCTGGTGGCGGACTCTGGTCGCCCGCACCTTTGCGACGGTCACGGGAGCCCCTCTGCCAGATGAGAGGCTCGATCCCCTCTTTGCCGAGCTGTACGCCCACTTTGCCCAGCCCGGCGTTTGGGAACTGTACGAGGACGCCCTCCCCGCCCTGGACCAGCTCCGCGATTCTCACCGGCTCTTCGTTCTCTCCAATTTCGACCGCCGGCTTACCCCCATCCTGGAGGATCTCGGCATTGCCTCCCGTTTTGAGCGCATCCTTCTCTCCAGCGAGGTCGGAGCCAGCAAGCCACACCCGCGCATCTTCCACCACGCCCTGGCTGCTGCCGGCGTTCCCGCCAGTGAATGTCTCCATCTGGGTGATGATCGGAAGTGTGACCTCGAAGGCGCAAAACAGGCCGGTATGAACTCACAACTCGTGGACCGCCCCGGCACCACCCTGCTCACCTTGGTGGCGGAACTGGATGGCAACACGAAGGCCCACCGGGGGCAGTGA
- a CDS encoding phage/plasmid primase, P4 family codes for MNKTEEPREPVQIIIETCTNTTACIRSENSSQLNPVDRILGLLGDKTVLLPVLSKTKQPNLKNWQNTTLREMQDNNYLQHLQTGNIGVLLGKESDNLCAIDIDDDDSVEPFLELNPRLRSTTRTKGARGVQLWIRCNGEYPKVTKIENEEGHPCGEWRADGGQSVIHGIHPSGVEYRILVATSPILIAFSEITWPSDWQLPWVKSPYDRIVDEEGPPVLEAANGGITLNQMFFVTKYTQEHKCIYHGSEGEFYEYSQNTGLYSKISKETIKRRFLDELKNAAKVLGMPQLQILRKDSTVTSLLALLQSVVEQSRIFDEKPEAIHVANGMICFEEDKVLLKSFHPSFLSRNACPYQYVPTATCNRFLTELLQPALREEDINMLQKWAGSVLLGNNKAQRLMMLLGSAGGGKSTLMTVLEGVIGSQNVAQMRTEHLGERFELLSFVGKTLLTGKDVAAEFLRHKGASTIKSLVGGDLLEAEKKGFNNRVQIRGNFNIGITCNADLVIRLEGDVDAWRRRLLVLRYVAPPPKKRISGFDQELLKQEGAGILRWMVEGAIALIRDLRTHGDYVLTERQQDQIEALLDQSDSIKLFVRDCLERSEGTDVTKKELEQEYCEYCDTMGWSPLSTREISQQLNDKILKIHKVSCSHDIRRIGSQQRGFRGIRMKGGAQ; via the coding sequence ATGAACAAAACGGAAGAACCAAGAGAACCAGTGCAAATCATCATCGAGACATGCACTAACACAACGGCATGCATCAGGTCAGAAAACTCAAGTCAACTCAATCCTGTTGACCGTATACTTGGACTACTCGGGGATAAAACAGTGCTGCTACCAGTACTGTCAAAAACTAAACAGCCAAACCTCAAAAACTGGCAGAATACGACACTACGCGAAATGCAAGATAACAACTACCTGCAACATTTACAAACCGGCAACATTGGTGTCCTACTGGGCAAAGAGTCTGATAACCTATGCGCCATCGACATAGATGATGACGACTCCGTTGAACCATTCCTTGAACTCAATCCTCGACTGAGATCAACAACAAGAACGAAAGGCGCACGAGGGGTGCAACTCTGGATCAGGTGCAATGGTGAATACCCCAAGGTTACTAAAATCGAGAATGAAGAAGGACACCCTTGCGGTGAGTGGCGAGCTGACGGTGGACAATCCGTCATCCACGGCATTCACCCCAGTGGTGTTGAATACCGCATCCTCGTTGCAACTAGCCCTATCCTCATCGCATTTAGCGAAATCACATGGCCCTCAGACTGGCAACTCCCGTGGGTCAAGTCTCCCTACGACCGAATTGTTGATGAAGAAGGTCCTCCAGTACTGGAAGCCGCGAATGGAGGCATCACGCTCAACCAGATGTTCTTCGTCACCAAATACACCCAAGAACACAAATGCATCTATCACGGAAGCGAAGGTGAGTTCTATGAGTACTCCCAGAACACCGGGCTTTACTCAAAGATCAGCAAAGAAACCATCAAAAGACGATTCTTGGATGAACTGAAGAATGCTGCGAAAGTACTTGGAATGCCACAACTGCAAATCTTGCGTAAAGATTCCACTGTCACAAGCCTGCTAGCGCTCCTCCAATCTGTAGTAGAGCAGTCTCGTATCTTTGATGAAAAGCCTGAAGCCATCCATGTGGCCAATGGAATGATATGCTTTGAAGAGGATAAAGTCCTTTTAAAGTCATTTCATCCAAGCTTTCTCTCGCGGAATGCTTGCCCCTATCAATACGTTCCAACAGCTACATGCAATAGATTCCTTACGGAGCTTTTACAGCCGGCGTTACGAGAAGAAGATATCAATATGCTTCAAAAATGGGCTGGATCAGTTTTGCTTGGAAACAACAAGGCACAACGTCTGATGATGCTCCTAGGATCGGCAGGGGGTGGTAAATCTACCCTTATGACTGTTTTGGAAGGCGTCATCGGCAGTCAAAACGTCGCTCAGATGCGAACAGAACACCTCGGAGAGCGGTTCGAACTCCTCAGTTTTGTTGGCAAGACCCTTCTGACTGGGAAGGATGTGGCAGCTGAATTCCTCCGTCACAAAGGAGCATCTACAATCAAGTCACTCGTTGGCGGAGATCTTCTAGAAGCAGAAAAGAAAGGATTCAATAACCGAGTCCAAATCCGTGGAAACTTCAACATTGGCATCACTTGCAACGCAGACCTTGTGATCCGACTAGAAGGTGATGTTGATGCCTGGAGGAGACGCCTTCTTGTGCTGCGCTACGTTGCTCCGCCTCCAAAAAAGCGCATTTCTGGCTTTGACCAGGAACTCCTCAAACAGGAGGGCGCTGGAATACTTCGATGGATGGTAGAGGGCGCCATTGCTCTTATTCGAGATCTTCGTACACATGGGGACTACGTTCTCACGGAGCGTCAACAGGATCAGATAGAAGCGTTGTTGGACCAATCCGACAGCATAAAGCTCTTCGTCCGCGACTGTTTAGAGCGAAGCGAAGGGACAGACGTCACAAAGAAGGAGCTTGAACAAGAGTACTGCGAATATTGCGACACCATGGGATGGTCACCGCTATCCACTCGTGAAATATCACAGCAACTCAATGACAAGATTCTAAAGATTCACAAGGTCTCATGCTCGCACGACATCCGTCGAATCGGCTCTCAACAGCGTGGGTTTAGAGGCATCAGAATGAAGGGAGGTGCACAATGA
- a CDS encoding HEPN domain-containing protein, with the protein MSDDLRFTEDQEPINGRFWVAGRQDCKAPGVLYLKKGQEALLEISMFQDEGDDPFRPSAPPKTPENSVQSAHRSWFADACKVLHGEDDQGQRLTLLNCHSSHSNSTLAKVGHSYNCQTVIFGRSLPSDDLLFDGLEVRFDHQEEWLGHDRLGQYQNIGDRKTDDERYIKIPISKETALPLNLPNYAKSSLDFVWGASSKATEQTFRSWSYLCLQFDSPRTWDQTKEVIQSWRKFFSLAMRTAADLVELRLLRKDHTYFFKEDQLRGLPTWIARSHSPEVEHPKADRRFHFNFSDIEPQFPEIVRSWQRIAEPWHAVLHRFFAVTTPRELYMNESFLFLAQAIEALHRARTGHQDVPMKQAAKEAYLRSPTELQDYLGPRKAFTDQLHKTRNYWTHHGKPTPDDDPEVLDDILLIVMTDKLRFILEAAIMKEIAIPDNCISNVWSPRWQGHFVEFK; encoded by the coding sequence ATGTCAGACGACTTACGCTTTACTGAAGACCAAGAGCCGATTAATGGCAGGTTCTGGGTAGCTGGAAGGCAAGATTGCAAAGCACCAGGCGTCTTGTACCTGAAGAAGGGACAGGAAGCACTTCTTGAAATTTCCATGTTTCAAGACGAAGGAGACGATCCGTTCAGACCTTCTGCCCCTCCCAAAACCCCTGAGAACTCCGTTCAATCAGCGCACCGATCATGGTTTGCTGATGCATGCAAGGTTCTACATGGAGAAGATGATCAAGGCCAGAGGCTCACGCTCTTGAACTGTCACTCCTCTCACTCAAACTCTACACTAGCAAAAGTTGGTCACAGCTACAATTGTCAAACTGTGATCTTCGGACGCAGCCTCCCTTCCGACGATCTACTCTTCGACGGTCTTGAAGTGAGATTCGACCATCAGGAAGAATGGTTAGGGCACGACAGGCTGGGACAATACCAAAATATCGGCGATAGGAAGACAGACGACGAGCGGTACATAAAGATTCCGATTTCAAAAGAAACTGCACTCCCACTCAATCTGCCAAACTACGCGAAGAGCTCCTTAGATTTCGTCTGGGGTGCGTCGAGCAAAGCCACAGAACAGACTTTTCGCTCGTGGAGCTACCTCTGCCTACAATTTGATTCGCCGCGGACCTGGGATCAAACCAAGGAGGTTATTCAAAGCTGGCGTAAATTCTTCAGCCTTGCAATGCGAACCGCTGCAGACCTCGTTGAGCTCCGTTTGCTTCGGAAGGACCACACCTACTTCTTCAAGGAGGATCAGCTACGCGGACTTCCCACCTGGATCGCGAGGAGCCACTCTCCCGAGGTCGAACATCCCAAGGCCGACAGGCGATTTCACTTCAACTTTTCTGACATTGAGCCACAGTTTCCCGAGATTGTAAGAAGCTGGCAGAGAATTGCGGAACCATGGCATGCTGTTCTCCACAGGTTCTTTGCTGTGACAACGCCGCGCGAATTGTACATGAACGAGTCGTTCCTTTTTCTCGCACAGGCAATCGAAGCTCTGCACCGAGCCCGGACGGGACACCAAGACGTCCCAATGAAGCAGGCGGCAAAGGAAGCCTATCTACGATCACCAACTGAACTTCAGGACTATCTTGGCCCTCGCAAGGCATTTACCGATCAACTCCACAAGACTCGAAACTATTGGACCCACCACGGAAAACCAACGCCTGATGACGATCCCGAAGTTTTGGACGACATTCTCCTCATTGTAATGACTGACAAGCTGCGATTCATCCTGGAAGCGGCGATCATGAAGGAGATTGCCATACCAGACAATTGCATCTCAAATGTGTGGTCCCCACGCTGGCAAGGTCACTTCGTAGAGTTCAAGTAG
- a CDS encoding DUF7669 domain-containing protein produces the protein MAMEIDIVNVLERLSVRRPILHSEADFQHALAWELKTLYPEIEVRLEIPESFKEARAFVDMIVYMAGKPIFIELKYKTAPLCAVHNGEGYTLKRQGASDQGSYDFLKDVSRIEEFTKRTPGSEGFAIILTNDETYWNDVNSRVTIDREFRLYDGRVLTGKLQWQSYAGTGSVVGREAPITISGGYPLSWKWYSNLHSERYGNFRFLCVNVSPAGGESADVVPEAVASLKETCAVVVNTQVPHSQASSKERYVPNWKLILDCLNQIGGVGTVKEIEAAFAERHPDRKVVNVRPDLALLTVNSQSRVHYSGGKLERRTDTGNVFDRIYRRDDGKHEFYDPKAHGVWEIYKSGPEQRLAVRMVSSTNAGALKGVELSS, from the coding sequence ATGGCGATGGAAATTGATATCGTGAATGTATTGGAGCGTCTGTCAGTGCGGCGACCGATTCTTCATTCGGAGGCTGACTTTCAGCACGCTCTAGCGTGGGAGTTGAAGACGTTATATCCAGAAATCGAGGTGCGGCTTGAAATTCCTGAGTCTTTCAAGGAGGCCAGAGCATTCGTTGACATGATCGTCTATATGGCTGGCAAGCCCATTTTCATTGAACTGAAGTACAAGACTGCACCATTGTGTGCGGTTCACAACGGAGAGGGATACACCCTTAAGCGGCAGGGTGCTTCCGACCAAGGCTCCTATGACTTTCTTAAGGACGTGTCGAGAATTGAAGAGTTTACGAAGCGGACTCCTGGTAGTGAGGGCTTTGCAATCATCCTGACCAACGACGAGACGTACTGGAACGACGTGAACTCCAGGGTAACCATCGATCGCGAGTTCAGGCTTTATGATGGGCGCGTTCTAACCGGAAAATTGCAGTGGCAATCCTACGCTGGAACTGGAAGCGTTGTCGGTAGGGAAGCCCCTATCACAATCAGCGGCGGCTACCCGTTGTCGTGGAAATGGTACTCGAACCTTCACTCTGAGCGGTATGGCAATTTCCGATTTCTTTGCGTGAATGTTTCTCCCGCGGGTGGAGAAAGTGCTGATGTAGTGCCTGAGGCCGTGGCTTCTCTAAAGGAGACTTGTGCGGTGGTGGTCAACACCCAGGTCCCGCACAGCCAAGCGAGCTCGAAAGAGAGGTATGTGCCCAACTGGAAGCTCATCTTGGATTGCTTAAACCAAATAGGTGGAGTTGGGACGGTGAAAGAAATTGAGGCTGCTTTTGCAGAAAGGCACCCGGACAGGAAGGTTGTCAATGTTCGGCCAGATCTTGCCTTGTTGACAGTAAACTCTCAAAGCCGAGTGCACTACAGTGGAGGAAAGCTTGAAAGGCGGACAGATACGGGAAATGTTTTCGACAGAATCTACCGGCGGGATGATGGTAAGCACGAATTTTACGATCCCAAGGCGCACGGTGTGTGGGAGATCTACAAGAGTGGTCCAGAACAGAGGCTTGCGGTCAGAATGGTCTCATCCACCAACGCTGGTGCGTTGAAGGGAGTGGAGTTGTCAAGTTAA
- a CDS encoding PD-(D/E)XK motif protein has product MFIQDEFDTASVTVKRCLVIRQSDKSDWTVFIRIVGRAIEMTDASVELAVVEWQRLYGNLKFCAGIDAEPLSRAAAVGLVAELKFMKECRKRSLGTSWAALMRVWKGPLGAAQDFDFGQVRVEVKSSAAKNPTKIRISSLQQLDFAGGVLFLAFRGFPELDEGDSLEQSAGEKIVRLCDLIEEIKEDMKSERHATAEYEDRLRMLGIRSDARSLQPQAKTQFRVMGDWTYYAVSGGVLNRVREFPRLTSEKLRLPEGIEELSYSILKGSISAFEIGEDEFWSGIENAL; this is encoded by the coding sequence ATGTTCATTCAAGACGAGTTTGACACGGCGAGCGTAACCGTGAAACGGTGTCTTGTTATTAGACAAAGTGATAAGAGCGATTGGACCGTTTTTATTCGCATTGTCGGAAGGGCGATCGAAATGACCGACGCTAGTGTGGAGCTTGCGGTTGTTGAATGGCAACGACTGTATGGGAACCTCAAATTCTGTGCAGGGATAGATGCAGAACCGTTGTCCAGAGCGGCTGCCGTTGGGCTAGTTGCGGAGCTGAAGTTCATGAAGGAGTGTCGCAAGAGGTCTCTTGGAACATCATGGGCAGCATTGATGAGAGTGTGGAAGGGGCCGTTGGGCGCTGCCCAAGACTTCGATTTCGGGCAGGTACGTGTTGAAGTGAAGTCGAGTGCCGCGAAAAATCCAACAAAGATCCGCATATCGAGTCTTCAACAGCTGGATTTTGCAGGAGGAGTTCTCTTCTTGGCATTCCGCGGTTTTCCCGAGCTGGACGAAGGTGATTCGCTAGAGCAGAGTGCGGGCGAGAAGATTGTCAGGCTCTGTGACCTTATAGAGGAGATTAAGGAGGATATGAAGAGCGAACGCCATGCTACAGCAGAATACGAAGACAGGTTGCGAATGCTTGGCATTAGATCCGATGCTCGGAGCTTGCAGCCCCAAGCAAAAACCCAATTCAGGGTTATGGGAGATTGGACATATTATGCCGTTTCTGGCGGTGTTCTTAACAGGGTAAGAGAATTTCCGAGGTTGACATCGGAAAAGCTCCGGCTTCCGGAGGGTATCGAGGAGCTATCGTATTCGATTCTGAAAGGCAGCATATCGGCATTTGAAATTGGGGAAGATGAGTTCTGGAGTGGAATAGAAAACGCGCTGTAG